The Cinclus cinclus chromosome 3, bCinCin1.1, whole genome shotgun sequence genome has a window encoding:
- the UCN gene encoding urocortin, whose amino-acid sequence MRRALLTLLLLLAPIPPPAAARPATTDGSMPAAPIGAQDHPLWPPLAPPPSEPWRRRRDEPPLSIDLTFHLLRHLLLLARAQSQRARADSNRRILDAVGR is encoded by the coding sequence ATGCGGCGGGCACTGCTcacccttctgctgctgctcgcCCCGatcccgccgcccgccgccgcccggcccgccaCCACCGACGGCTCCATGCCGGCGGCCCCGATCGGGGCTCAGGACCACCCGCTCTGGCCGCCGCTGGCGCCGCCGCCCTCGGAGCCGTGGCGAAGGCGGCGGGACGAGCCACCGCTCTCCATCGACCTCACCTTCCACCTCCTGCGGCACCTCTTGCTGCTCGCCCGCGCCCAGAGCCAGCGCGCCCGCGCCGATTCCAACCGCCGCATCCTCGACGCCGTGGGGCGCTGA